One region of Plasmodium vivax chromosome 7, whole genome shotgun sequence genomic DNA includes:
- a CDS encoding protein kinase, putative (encoded by transcript PVX_099725A), with product MQGGGSSGGLYGGVGGGVPSGNGSSAQGVVIPPRKNEPMYSGVVSGVISGVISGVISGLESGLKSGMESSLKSGLKSDVGEGKRSNLCETVSTYCKENSNDASKIGEGLFQGGGSMGVMPIEGVKDDQLPHHLAPPKVTDPNSNKHASCVDSQKMRKDVKANKMMEDVKTSKMMEAHANHSFVSGKSGHLSSGRFNEYSKQIAEEHFQGDVNPNPSEQNGGGPFGEGKPGIPHYAKGGGAGGVSGVGGVSGNAKDDGSSVDDLPKERFFLGGGNRVGNQNGPATPQFRESFVRNNKNVYVKASNGEVRGSAGARDYNGPMQSGFDDRGDAVPSVAASPMGGARPFRKHPMNHSRGSGEQRIEDQGGHYGHRAELAPVTVDPERACKEEETNAAKVQERRYAVQAEVLTKRAGSIGQENTVSSSTNSGSSNNGSSNYSGGGGHYAVGGNYAVGGNHPVGVNYPVGGNFPAGGNYPVGGNFPVGPQNAYPHASLNSADANNVMMAMMQNPMNCSAGVVASHVRKGAPVGAAAIPIGLAPGHMAHSPRGINNDSSVPNDLLLKGKNFEELICSKGYVPSRYPHHAYNNVSPKMASPLQGAPSPQHYAVHAGVSGGVSGSLNGSVHGGIHCGLQNGLESSLHGGVPNVPLNIPACAGGPAKHNEDLRMAGEKGNLKMAVNSMSMRSPVSRESPVIRDNPICRENPLCRDVAAYNSVGGICCNRNSSVVTPTSGANVNGGGPGAGCASNKMLARNVESFNYLMNSEQPGNHLMQQHALEKCSKNRGLLNSNLKMDASKGCAKVRSAHQQSGYAHLVVQPNGDVRKGGPPPLAMAGGAGGVAGVVGAPVGVTGGAMLLHNQNGGLGEYAQHYYEQQHLPLQAYSPHQGYSPHQMHSPHQGYSPHQGHPPCEAERGQHAKYLSNSSDLAIKKKEYENVFRLSKNQLLNLENEIRYLKSLAAYNIKPKDLYFETFEEADVFTYDGGVSAVSGGCNGGVINRGCNGGAVSRGCNGGGSPNGDCCYYPHQQHPGGASCADGGGSPPGGKLKRERRRTKLYTNRFSSKLKYTVIEEGSFGVVYKGWYKGMHVAVKVPVDKMARQDPYGLTKRSINEWKILSKCDHPNIIKLCGGIIHSYFDIWLVTKLVNGLDLHTIKNNMKKDDKAMSIDVSLKMCRQLANVINFLHTPIKNKKNVIIHRDIKPENLIVDNDWNIHLCDFGDSEECEDGIVTNVSGATWIYAPPELLTCHPLKQSSDYNFLEHTKLSYKWDIWSMGCVFQEMMNLPSPFQHYIITFDESDQIYEKLVDVFTRKLPPCIHSKIENSPFADIIRLCLNYDPNLRPTASEIVQLLNQPDEYLLLKRA from the coding sequence ATGCAgggaggggggagcagcggtgGGTTGTATGGAGGCGTCGGCGGGGGGGTTCCCAGCGGGAATGGCTCCAGTGCGCAGGGTGTGGTGATCCCCCCGAGGAAGAACGAACCTATGTACAGCGGTGTCGTTAGCGGTGTGATTAGCGGTGTGATTAGCGGTGTGATTAGCGGCCTGGAGAGCGGCTTGAAGAGCGGCATGGAGAGCAGCCTAAAGAGCGGCTTGAAGAGCGacgtgggggaggggaaaaggagCAACCTGTGCGAAACGGTCAGCACCTACTGTAAGGAGAACTCAAACGATGCGTCCAAAATAGGCGAAGGCCTCTTTCAGGGAGGCGGCTCGATGGGCGTCATGCCCATTGAAGGTGTGAAGGACGATCAGCTGCCACATCACCTCGCCCCCCCCAAAGTGACAGACCCGAACAGTAACAAGCATGCCAGTTGTGTTGACAGCCAGAAAATGAGGAAGGACGTAAaggcaaataaaatgatGGAGGATGTAAAGACCAGCAAAATGATGGAGGCACATGCGAACCACTCATTTGTGAGCGGCAAAAGTGGGCACTTGAGTAGCGGCAGGTTCAATGAGTACTCGAAGCAAATCGCGGAGGAGCATTTCCAAGGGGAcgtgaaccctaaccctagtGAGCAGAACGGAGGCGGACCGTTTGGTGAGGGGAAGCCCGGCATTCCGCACTACGCGAAGGGTGGCGGGGCTGGCGGCGTTAGTGGGGTTGGCGGTGTTAGTGGCAACGCCAAGGACGATGGCAGCAGCGTGGACGACCTGCCGAAGGAACGCTTTTTCCTCGGCGGAGGCAACCGAGTGGGCAACCAAAACGGGCCCGCCACCCCCCAGTTCCGAGAAAGCTTTGTGCGCAACAATAAGAATGTCTATGTGAAGGCTAGCAATGGAGAGGTAAGGGGATCCGCGGGGGCGAGGGACTATAACGGTCCGATGCAAAGCGGGTTTGACGATAGAGGAGATGCTGTTCCTTCCGTGGCGGCTTCCCCGATGGGAGGGGCGAGACCCTTCCGGAAACACCCGATGAATCACAGCCGGGGTAGCGGCGAACAGAGAATCGAGGACCAGGGCGGGCACTACGGGCACAGAGCGGAACTCGCTCCGGTAACGGTAGACCCCGAAAGAGCGTGCAAGGAAGAGGAGACCAATGCTGCCAAAGTTCAAGAGAGGAGGTACGCCGTGCAGGCCGAGGTGCTGACGAAGCGGGCGGGTAGCATAGGCCAGGAGAACACGGTGAGCAGCAGCACCAACAGTGGCAGCAGCAACAACGGCAGTAGCAATTATAGCGGCGGGGGAGGCCACTACGCGGTTGGCGGTAATTACGCAGTTGGGGGGAACCACCCGGTTGGTGTTAACTACCCCGTTGGTGGCAACTTCCCGGCTGGCGGCAACTACCCCGTTGGTGGTAATTTCCCGGTTGGCCCCCAGAACGCGTACCCCCATGCCAGCCTGAACAGCGCAGACGCGAACAACGTGATGATGGCCATGATGCAGAACCCAATGAATTGCAGTGCAGGTGTCGTAGCGAGCCACGTTAGGAAGGGAGCACCTGTCGGCGCGGCAGCAATCCCAATCGGACTAGCCCCAGGCCACATGGCACACAGCCCAAGGGGCATCAACAACGATAGCAGCGTTCCAAACGATTTGTTactgaaggggaaaaatttcGAGGAGCTCATATGCAGCAAGGGCTACGTCCCGAGTAGGTACCCCCACCATGCGTATAACAATGTGAGTCCGAAGATGGCTAGCCCGCTCCAGGGCGCGCCAAGTCCCCAGCACTATGCAGTGCATgccggggttagcggcggtgtGAGCGGCTCCTTGAATGGCAGTGTGCATGGCGGGATTCATTGCGGCCTGCAGAACGGCCTGGAGAGCAGCCTACATGGCGGAGTCCCTAACGTGCCGCTCAACATCCCCGCCTGCGCGGGCGGCCCCGCCAAGCACAACGAAGATTTGAGAATGGCAGGAGAAAAAGGTAACCTCAAGATGGCAGTCAACAGCATGAGCATGAGGTCTCCCGTGAGCCGAGAAAGCCCAGTGATTCGAGACAATCCAATTTGTAGAGAGAACCCACTTTGCCGAGACGTCGCGGCGTACAACTCCGTGGGGGGCATTTGCTGCAACAGGAACAGCAGTGTGGTCACCCCGACGAGCGGAGCAAATGTCAACGGTGGCGGACCCGGAGCAGGATGCGCCAGCAACAAGATGCTAGCGCGAAATGTAGAATCCTTTAATTACCTTATGAATAGCGAGCAGCCAGGAAACCACCTGATGCAGCAACACGCGCTGGAGAAATGCTCGAAGAATAGGGGCTTGTTAAATAGTAACTTAAAAATGGATGCTAGTAAAGGCTGCGCAAAGGTTAGGAGTGCACATCAGCAGAGTGGTTATGCGCACCTCGTGGTGCAGCCTAATGGGGACGTACGGAAGGGGGGACCCCCTCCCCTGGCGATGGCAGGAGGGGCGGGAGGAGTGGCAGGAGTGGTAGGAGCGCCTGTAGGAGTTACCGGAGGGGCAATGCTTTTGCACAACCAGAACGGAGGCCTCGGCGAGTACGCACAGCATTACTATGAGCAGCAACATCTGCCCCTCCAGGCGTACTCTCCCCACCAGGGGTACTCTCCCCATCAGATGCACTCCCCACATCAGGGGTACTCCCCCCACCAGGGGCACCCCCCATGCGAAGCGGAGCGCGGGCAGCACGCCAAGTACCTCTCGAACAGCAGCGACCTGGCCAtcaaaaagaaggagtacGAAAACGTCTTCCGCCTATCGAAAAACCAGCTTCTAAATCTGGAGAATGAAATAAGGTATTTAAAATCGCTAGCTGCGTATAATATAAAGCCGAAGGATTTGTATTTCGAGACGTTCGAGGAGGCGGACGTTTTTACGTACGACGGCGGGGTTAGCGCAGTTAGCGGAGGGTGCAACGGTGGCGTGATCAACAGAGGCTGCAACGGTGGCGCAGTTAGCCGAGGGTGCAACGGTGGTGGGAGCCCGAATGGAGATTGCTGCTATTACCCCCACCAGCAGCACCCAGGGGGAGCGAGTTGCGCGGACGGCGGCGGCTCCCCCCCGGGCGGGAAactcaaaagggaaaggaggAGGACCAAACTGTATACGAACAGATTTAGCAGCAAGCTAAAATACACGGTAATCGAGGAGGGGTCCTTCGGAGTGGTATACAAAGGGTGGTACAAAGGAATGCATGTAGCTGTGAAAGTGCCAGTGGATAAGATGGCCAGACAGGACCCCTACGGATTGACCAAAAGATCCATCAACGAGTGGAAAATACTCTCCAAGTGTGACCACccaaatataattaaattatgtgGAGGGATTATTCACAGCTATTTTGACATTTGGCTAGTCACCAAACTTGTTAACGGATTGGATCTCCacacaataaaaaataatatgaagaAAGACGATAAAGCAATGAGCATTGATGTGTCTTTGAAAATGTGTAGACAGCTAGCCAATGTTATTAACTTCTTACACACccccataaaaaataaaaaaaatgtaataatccATAGGGATATAAAGCCAGAAAATTTAATCGTAGATAATGATTGGAATATACATCTGTGCGATTTTGGAGATTCTGAAGAATGTGAAGATGGGATTGTAACCAATGTATCTGGTGCTACGTGGATTTATGCTCCTCCTGAATTGTTAACGTGTCATCCGTTGAAGCAGAGTAGCGATTATAACTTTTTGGAGCATACCAAGTTATCTTATAAATGGGATATCTGGTCTATGGGATGCGTTTTTCAAGAGATGATGAAtttgccttcccccttcCAGCATTACATTATAACCTTTGATGAGTCGGACCAGATTTATGAAAAGCTGGTGGATGTTTTCACGAGGAAGTTGCCTCCCTGTATTCACTCGAAAATTGAGAACTCCCCCTTCGCGGACATCATCCGGCTGTGCTTGAACTACGACCCGAACTTGCGCCCCACGGCGTCCGAAATTGTGCAGCTGCTGAACCAGCCGGATGAGTACCTCCTGCTCAAGAGGGCGTag
- a CDS encoding transporter, putative (encoded by transcript PVX_099745A): protein MDKMTAILPQRAIPYVVLTGAFLYNLNIGIINSYGNLNIYLTSYLRHKGQNVTYRDVSFIYELTVIMLGVSMLIGNVVQKKLGERATILTCCFTTFVSFYLSSVYAHSYLMLCLFMGVLYGLGYGISFTIPLSCAYKHFKKNRGLVSGIVISAISLSPFLYCPLQTLLINRNNVLPVENIADGGGGPRERYFEDPHVLGRIPQVLFIQSVIFLIFGTCGGFFATMEVKGMDVNGGGEKQLDNGNHDVGKSGKHVDTQERSLTDVERNDEQTRITTEKQKGNQNDGTNEGDNLGSRLAKSFKKKKKKKMAGMLNDEEGEEGEDGEGIPNGNKKKKQKKTKNFILFFLNMLNINTTIFSDNNVQKYYNKKCTEDVFFFFLWLSVVLFNSYINFVIMYWKIIGITYTSMEDKFITLNGSFINSMANIAGRLVWGSIYDKLQVHITVTLLGACICCACFLLPAIAHIYILYAFACALFYFCIGGSLVTIPIITLKKYGELHFPLNMSILYTTRIANTFLCSVVVRLFYSLFTLRCLSSAFGLISLLATVAMFFLTQS from the exons ATGGATAAAATGACGGCCATCCTGCCGCAGCGCGCGATCCCCTACGTTGTGCTAACCGGCGCGTTTCTGTACAACCTGAATATAG gaaTCATCAACTCGTATGGCAACCTTAACATCTACCTGACCTCCTACCTGAGACACAAGGGCCAGAATGTAACCTACCGAGATGTGTCCTTCATATACGAGCTGACGGTAATCATGCTGGGGGTATCCATGCTGATTGGAAATGTGGTGCAGAAGAAACTGGGAGAGAGGGCAACCATCCTGACGTGCTGTTTCACAACGtttgtttccttttatttatcatCAGTGTATGCTCATTCGTATTTAATGCTGTGTCTGTTCATGGGGGTGCTGTACGGACTGGGGTACGGCATCAGCTTCACCATTCCGCTTTCCTGTGCATAcaagcattttaaaaagaaccGAGGGCTGGTCAGCGGTATTGTCATCTCGGCCATATCCTTGAGCCCCTTCTTATATTGCCCTCTACAAACGCTGCTCATAAATAGGAACAACGTTCTTCCAGTGGAGAACATCGCAGATGGAGGCGGTGGACCCAGGGAACGTTACTTTGAAGATCCCCATGTACTCGGCAGAATTCCCCAAGTGCTATTCATTCAgtctgtaatttttttaatttttggtACGTGCGGTGGTTTCTTCGCAACGATGGAAGTAAAGGGGATGGACGTAAATGGGGGGGGTGAAAAGCAGCTCGACAATGGCAATCACGACGTAGGGAAGAGTGGAAAACACGTCGATACACAGGAAAGGAGCCTCACTGATGTGGAGAGGAATGACGAACAGACGAGAATCACCACAGAGAAGCAGAAGGGAAACCAAAACGATGGAACAAATGAAGGAGATAACTTGGGGTCCCGACTAGCcaaatcttttaaaaaaaaaaaaaaaaaaaaaatggctggAATGTTGAATgatgaagagggagaagagggagaagatgGGGAAGGCATtccaaatggaaataaaaaaaaaaaacaaaaaaaaacgaaaaactttatccttttcttcctaaACATGTTAAACATAAATACAACGATATTTTCAGATAACAATGTGCAAAAGTATTATAACAAGAAATGCACAgaagatgtttttttttttttcctatggCTATCTGTTGTGCTGTTCAATTCGtatatcaattttgttattatgTATTGGAAAATCATTGGCATCACGTACACCTCCATGGAAGATAAATTCATCACTCTGAATGGCAGCTTTATTAATAGCATGGCTAACATCGCTGGCCGCTTGGTATGGGGGTCCATATATGACAAGCTACAGGTGCACATCACTGTAACGTTGCTTGGGGCATGCATATGTTGTGCGTGCTTCCTCCTGCCAGCCATtgcacacatatacattttgtacGCGTTCGCGTGCGCCCTTTTTTACTTCTGCATCGGGGGGAGCCTAGTCACCATCCCCATCATCACTCTGAAGAAGTATGGCGAATTACACTTTCCCCTGAACATGTCCATCCTGTATACCACGCGCATTGCCAACACCTTCCTCTGCAGCGTTGTCGTGCGGCTCTTTTACAGCTTGTTCACCCTGCGCTGCCTGAGCTCGGCCTTCGGCCTCATTTCGCTCCTCGCCACGGTGGCCATGTTCTTCCTCACGCAGTCGTAG
- a CDS encoding hypothetical protein (encoded by transcript PVX_099730A) — MNKASSATYLEDCLLRGLAREDLQKVHAQLAEEEQREERQHQQYQQYQQYQQREQHPHQQLRGEEDEEEEEDEEGEAGEVDEADEEGEESGAPLNNAHRDSRNDFFGENPPTHGGSGNEYMLNYLNAYISKNIRHSKTPGNINQPNFLTSQSAGNMRSGDPTSMTLIESDQHDQHCMRNFLKGTDGTDKGGYPLHDGQVAANVRYMLIPNESERKEKVGWSEGKENGSLNGRKENGSPNGRISNFIHTELQNGCADDRGYVSNRSSLMNGSSGSDQRVKNQHDWERAAAVLAEDVGNIFVNKFPPGGMGVITGGLRHQSGMHNAQKDFADVGMFGGEGGASRSFVSGDYVDGNYSLRDYTSGYHVNNPHVGSLQASGEASNLSGPVNPPPNNARECENYKLSPSGSENVSPSKKPSECHQPQGMFLNSIGGGGDKWGVPSLKEDPTILTDCEKANRPNRKAGEVPPVMTHSNQWVRGQQKENYRSFLYVINKRMEIFSKDRNVLAIEKMNKPGFPSERNPPLSRNNPVCGSNAAKGGPPLGGTKVNPEGREQDPIDDIAGASAVNANCHGGFLHSEPNESYLNGNVKGVQQERRQHMLQQCYEGNAAFGGRQGGTSGGHSRRGSFAGGGSHPNGLLHTHGGDISRGNTSQRIR, encoded by the exons ATGAACAAAGCTTCGTCAGCTACGTATTTAGAAGATTGCCTTTTGCGGGGGTTAGCGCGGGAGGACCTCCAGAAGGTGCACGCGCAGCTGGCGGAAGAGGAGCagcgggaggagcggcagcaTCAGCAGTATCAGCAGTATCAGCAGTATCAGCAGCGGGAGCAGCATCCGCATCAGCAGCTGCGcggagaagaagacgaagaagaggaagaagacgagGAAGGTGAGGCAGGCGAGGTAGACGAGGCAGacgaagaaggtgaagaaagTGGGGCCCCTCTCAACAACGCCCACCGCGACAGTAGGAACGAtttctttggagaaaatCCCCCAACCCATGGGGGCAGCGGCAACGAGTATATGCTTAACTACTTAAACGCGTacataagtaaaaatataaggcACAGTAAAACCCCGGGAAATATTAACCAGCCAAATTTCCTGACTAGCCAAAGTGCAGGCAACATGAGAAGTGGAGACCCGACCAGCATGACCCTCATCGAGAGTGACCAGCATGACCAGCATTGCATGAGAAACTTCCTCAAAGGCACGGATGGAACGGATAAGGGTGGCTACCCTTTACACGACGGACAGGTCGCAGCCAACGTTCGCTACATGCTAATCCCGAATGAGAGTGAGCGGAAGGAAAAGGTGGGCTGGAGTGAAGGCAAAGAGAACGGAAGCCTGAATGGACGCAAAGAGAACGGAAGCCCGAATGGACGCATAAGCAACTTTATACACACGGAACTACAGAACGGCTGCGCGGACGACAGGGGGTATGTGTCAAACAGGAGTAGCCTGATGAATGGATCGAGTGGCTCAGACCAACGAGTGAAGAACCAACACGACTGGGAAAGAGCAGCAGCTGTGCTGGCGGAGGACGTGGGGAACATCTTTGTGAATAAGTTTCCCCCAGGCGGGATGGGAGTCATCACCGGTGGTTTGAGGCATCAGAGCGGCATGCACAACGCCCAGAAGGATTTCGCCGATGTGGGCATGTTtggtggggaggggggagccAGCCGGTCGTTCGTCAGTGGGGATTACGTGGATGGAAATTATTCGCTTAGAGATTATACAAGCGGTTATCATGTGAATAACCCCCACGTGGGCTCCCTCCAGGCCAGCGGCGAGGCCTCAAATCTGAGCGGCCCCGTGAACCCCCCCCCGAACAACGCCAGAGAATGCGAAAACTACAAACTGTCGCCGAGTGGAAGTGAAAACGTCTCCCCGAGTAAGAAGCCGAGTGAGTGCCATCAGCCCCAGGGGATGTTCCTCAACAGcattggggggggaggcgataAATGGGGAGTCCCCAGTTTGAAGGAGGACCCTACTATACTAACCGACTGTGAAAAAGCGAACCGTCCAAACAGGAAGGCAGGTGAAGTACCCCCAGTAATGACCCACTCAAATCAGTGGGTGAGGGGacaacaaaaggaaaactaTCGAAGCTTCCTTTATGTGATTAATAAACGAATGGAGATTTTCTCCAAAGATAGGAATGTCCTTgctatagaaaaaatgaacaagccGGGGTTCCCTTCCGAGAGGAATCCACCACTTAGCCGTAACAACCCTGTGTGTGGTAGTAACGCAGCTAAGGGAGGACCCCCTTTGGGAGGAACGAAAGTGAACCCAGAGGGGAGGGAACAAGACCCTATCGATGATATCGCTGGTGCATCCGCGGTTAATGCGAACTGTCATGGAGGCTTCTTACATAGCGAGCCAAACGAAAGTTACCTAAACGGAAACGTGAAAGGGGTGCAACAAGAGCGGCGACAGCACATGCTGCAGCAGTGTTATGAGGGGAATGCGGCTTTTGGGGGTAGGCAGGGTGGCACGTCAGGTGGCCATTCCCGCCGGGGTTCCTTCGCAGGGGGCGGATCTCATCCAAATGGGTTGTTGCACACCCACGGGGGGGACATCTCCAGGGGGAACACCTCC CAGCGCATCAGATAA
- a CDS encoding protein kinase, putative (encoded by transcript PVX_099740A), with amino-acid sequence MNDCSSVRKDSAVWGAPDGGASGSTKSNVTAMSTAGDKNKLTSGRRSEHGECISREEAQREEDQLGGANKGGENCAEGVSNEGEATQKDQHAEGMSGKGEVTQDPNADGMNDKGAPPQDPTADAENLHRTHIDALRKLKSNPEINLKRGEEIVKNACVFVSDDLTLKRKNEAPAEEFIRRLSMNAFHLYFPPYASCYNQISMALLYLSGDVGDILIGLKYLIENLNEVNFLVLSFISKLKRKKKVKSNQVVLHLIEFLLNKLCEENLNYKYGREHMLDFHDSLMHSKRTFFESGLVKDAVDVKDLRLIYLYRHGVRMKSESSFVKEVPHPSSDSPAEVGKPSQEGQPNSEVNKRNFVITNSGHELNVKCKKKKKKKKLVGEIPIPNVHLGLHSCFREKSIYDVGSCHLFFMKRKMCKYISKCVGRYMKGRNRCRKGDTDICTCLSSIIVSVFSDAKLREKVNIAKKEVKSVKNALVKIKRIENLVERMIQYDPENVICTGGETLPERASQDAHKKADQSDQSDESEESIKTHYYENYDFNFVFLGSVRKGSDRHRALLFKLLCDSVDIPCRFVRYVKDHKVKYFNLVLVPSLPGSSSTKQNTPECIIPIFWEEKTKTRTNSSAQSKITISSFTNNVKMTLGLIDRFFLKIWEGNNEVVNLDEHFTFEKKLGVGGFGEVWEVSLKEAGEAQSSFFFPTIKDTRHFALKIMDMNEFNLNESVILREKAHTNVVKIYCAFKGYQLLLNRQRQEEKKESLCFLLQLADTSLEKVFCDQGATYNLNFVRLTLLEIANVMSFIHKPNAKQEFYIYRDLKPDNVLIKEKKILLTDFNLSRKVDEDFEYLMSQCCGTKGHLAPEQKSVAYNRTVDIWAFAVIVSKFLKHKNFHYFSHGGYKVDLKHFEVQDKFLINLLLSCIDENPFMRPTFGEISRMLINEIVRNELERYGRATLLKTAWEK; translated from the exons ATGAACGACTGCTCGAGCGTGCGTAAAGACAGCGCTGTTTGGGGAGCCCCCGACGGAGGCGCCAGTGGCAGTACGAAGAGCAACGTTACCGCGATGTCCACTGCTGGAGATAAGAACAAGCTGACCAGTGGCAGGCGCAGCGAGCACGGGGAGTGCATCAGCAGGGAAGAAGCACAAAGGGAGGAAGACCAGTTAGGCGGTGCCAACAAGGGAGGTGAAAACTGTGCAGAGGGGGTGAGCAATGAAGGTGAAGCTACTCAGAAGGACCAACATGCAGAGGGGATGAGCGGTAAAGGTGAAGTCACTCAGGACCCCAATGCAGATGGAATGAACGATAAAGGTGCACCCCCGCAGGACCCCACTGCAGACGCGGAAAACCTGCACAGGACCCACATCGACGCACTGCGGAAGCTGAAGTCAAACCCCGAAATA AATCTAAAGAGAGGCGAAGAAATAGTCAAGAACGCCTGCGTGTTCGTTTCGGACGATCTGACGctaaagaggaaaaatgaagcCCCGGCGGAGGAGTTCATAAGGCGACTCTCCATGAACGCCTTCCATTTGTACTTCCCCCCGTACGCCTCCTGCTACAACCAGATCTCAATG GCCCTGCTTTACCTCAGCGGAGACGTAGGCGACATCCTCATTGGGCTGAAATACCTGATAGAGAACCTTAACGAAGTGAACTTCTTAGTGTTGAGCTTCATTTCGAagctgaagaggaaaaaaaaagtgaagagcAACCAGGTGGTCCTGCACCTCATCGAGTTCCTCCTGAACAAGCTTTGCGAAGAAAacttaaattataaatacgGGCGGGAGCACATGCTAGACTTTCACGACAGCCTCATGCATAGCAAGCGGACGTTCTTCGAGTCAG GCCTCGTGAAGGACGCGGTTGACGTGAAGGACCTCCGGCTAATCTACCTCTACAGGCACGGCGTTCGGATGAAGAGCGAGAGCAGCTTCGTGAAGGAGGTGCCCCACCCGAGCAGTGACTCGCCCGCCGAGGTGGGGAAGCCCTCCCAAGAAGGCCAGCCAAACAGCGAAGTGAACAAAAGAAACTTTGTCATTACGAATAGCGGACATGagttaaatgtaaaatgtaaaaaaaaaaaaaaaaaaaaaaaactggtgGGAGAAATCCCCATCCCGAATGTACACCTAGGGTTACACTCATGCTTTAGAGAAAAATCCATCTACGATGTTGGGAGttgccatttattttttatgaaaagaaaaatgtgtaaGTACATTTCCAAGTGTGTTGGGAGGTACATGAAGGGTCGGAACAGGTGCAGAAAGGGGGACACCGACATTTGCACCTGCCTCTCCAGCATCATTGTGAGCGTGTTCAGCGATGCTAAACTTCG GGAAAAGGTTAACATCGCCAAGAAGGAAGTCAAGAGTGTAAAAAACGCGttggtaaaaattaaaaggataGAAAATTTGGTGGAGAGGATGATTCAGTACGACCCTGAAAATGTGATTtgcacggggggggagaccctCCCGGAGAGGGCCAGCCAAGACGCACACAAGA AAGCCGACCAAAGTGACCAAAGCGACGAAAGCGAGGAAAGCATAAAAACGCACTACTACGAAAACTACGACTTCAATTTTGTGTTCCTGGGAAGTGTGAGGAAGGGGTCCGACCGGCACAGGGCTTTGCTGTTTAAG CTTCTTTGCGACTCGGTAGACATCCCCTGCAGGTTTGTCCGCTACGTGAAGGATCACAAAGTCAAGTACTTTAACCTCGTCTTGGTTCCTTCCCTTCCAGGTTCCTCCTCCACAA AGCAAAACACCCCCGAATGCATTATCCCCATCTTCTGGGAGGAGAAGACCAAAACGAGGACCAACTCAAGTGCGCAGTCGAAGATAACCATTTCGAGCTTCACCAACAATGTGAAAATGACCCTTGGGCTCATtgaccgtttttttttgaa AATATGGGAGGGGAACAACGAAGTCGTAAACCTCGACGAGCACTTCACCTTTGAGAAGAAGTTGGGAGTGGGGGGGTTTGGCGAAGTGTGGGAGGTGTCCCTCAAGGAGGCTGGAGAAGCTCAGAGctcgtttttctttcccaccATAAAAGACACAAGGCACTTCGCGCTGAAGATTATGGACATGAA CGAATTCAACCTGAACGAGTCCGTAATTCTGCGGGAGAAGGCGCACACCAACGTCGTGAAGATTTACTGCGCCTTCAAGG GCTACCAACTGCTGCTGAACAGGCAGCgccaggaggagaagaaggagtcCCTCTGCTTCCTGCTGCAGCTGGCCGACACATCGCTGG AAAAGGTCTTCTGCGACCAGGGGGCGACGTACAACTTGAATTTCGTGCGACTCACCCTGTTGGAGATAGCCAA CGTGATGTCCTTCATTCACAAGCCAAATGCCAAACAAgaattttacatatatcgGGATTTGAAGCCGGACAATGTGTTGATAAAg GAGAAGAAGATCCTACTGACGGATTTCAACCTGTCTAGGAAGGTCGACGAAGACTTCGAGTACCTGATGAGCCAGTGCTGCGGCACGAAGGGGCACTTGGCACCTGAGCAGAAAAGCGTGGCTTACAACAGGACGGTTGACATTTGGGCCTTTGCAGTTATAGtgtccaaatttttaaagcacaAAAATTTTCACTATTTTTCGCATGGGGGGTACAAGGTGGATTTGAAGCATTTCGAGGTTCAG GACAAATTCCTGATAAACCTGCTGCTCTCCTGCATCGACGAGAACCCCTTCATGCGGCCCACCTTCGGCGAGATTTCCCG gATGCTTATTAACGAAATTGTGAGGAACGAACTGGAGAGGTACGGGCGGGCCACCCTCTTGAAGACAGCTTGGGAGAAGTAG
- a CDS encoding hypothetical protein (encoded by transcript PVX_099735A): MIGTILSILLTILKLCFATSPIIGIVLIFVLNKNNVPDDKKKKPDFYFEVD; this comes from the coding sequence ATGATAGGCACGATCTTATCAATCCTCCTGACGATATTAAAATTGTGCTTTGCCACCTCACCGATAATAGGTATTGTCTTGATATTCGTGCTCAACAAAAATAACGTCCCCGAtgataagaagaagaagccagACTTTTATTTCGAGGTAGATTGA